The DNA region AGGGCGCAAGAAAACATGATGGGAAGagaaggtgatgaagatggtgtcGACCAAGTCAAGGCGGAAAGGCGATGACAAGTTGAGAGGCGGCCCGGTGGTGGGAGCGCAAAAGCTTGAAGGTGTCAAAGGTCATGGCGGAGGCCgtacacgcatcgacatcgAGGAGTCATGCTTGGAGAAGCATGCAAGGCAGTTTTGCcctttttttcctcaaaaccAGGGGCGGAGTCGGAGGATGCGTAGCACCATCACAGAGCTTGCTTGGAGACGAAGCAGAGTGGTGAAGGCGTCAGGTCCGTCCGATGGACAACAAAATAGTTGGACCATTTTGCCCTTCGGGGATAATATCTATGTATTAGTCATTAGGGTCATTTTGGGAATTGTCCATtttgcctatatatatatgggagagGCTCGGTGCAAAGAGCTCTCTGAGAGGAGGACAACTAGAGCACGTCAACACCTCTCCAGGACCTATCTTCATTCTTGATATTTTCTTAGGCTTGGTTAGTAGTTAGAGTTCATAGCTCTAAACTTTATCTCATCAAGAGTGGAAGGATGAAGGGCGGCAAGCCATGTATCTATGAATCTTGCTAAGTTCATATTTCTATTCATCAGTTGCTTAGCAAACTTGTGATGCTTTTGATCTCCCTCTTGTTTATCTCTTGTTCTTaaagttttagttgatttttgaCTCCTCGCTtgtgacaatgatttcaagtgATTTTGTTGGGTCAAAAGGTTCCTAGGACTTGTGTGAGAAACATCTAGGGTGATTCCATATAATCTCGCTCACACGTGCAACTTGAAATCCTTTTTCTAAACATTTTCCTCTTCACTTGTTTTTGGTTAAATCCACAAAATAGAGGTTAAAATCTTGATCTCTTTGAGGAGATCTTTTGGATAAAGACTTACAGTGTTCGTGAGAAGCTGTGGctaaaattttgttggatttggacCACGTTTAGTTAGATTTCTAGTTTGGATCTTGTGTTCTGAGCTGTAGTTTTCAGTACTGCAACCAGTTCGTAACTTCCGGTTCCTATCTAGAACATCCGTgaacaatatttattttgcaACCAGATCTTTTTCGGACCTTCCTGTAGGTCGGTGTACTGGTCGGAATACTGTAGGTCTCTGTACTGGTCAGAATACTGGTtgggttactgttcatcagtacTGGGCGTGCTACTGGTCATCAGTATTGGTCGGAATTATTGATCTCCTGGTCGGAATATTGTTTATTAGTACTGGTCGGAGTACTTTTGCTGTTCGCTATAAGCGCACTTTAGTGTTGTTTCCGCTATACTTTGTGTTGCTCTATGTTGTGTTTTTTTAAGGGTTGGGTTTGAATTGGACATTAGCCTTATTTATTGATTAAGAATTTTTTAAGGGCtcctattcacctcctctagtcGCTTTCAGTTTGTTCAGTGTTTATCTCTAAATGGAGCTATCTTAAATGTACATTACTTTTACATTCGTTTGGTGCTAGGTTATTCAGCCGATTCAAGTGAAGCAAACTGTAGTAGTGCTGATAACACCTTTGTGATCTTCCATGCAGAATGTTTAGGTTAATGGAAGCTTGAATTTTGGTAATGCTACCGGGGACCACAACAGCCAATTCAACTTTCCAAATGTTGTGCTGACCATAGAAGGCATGCTTCTTGCTGTCATGTATGGAAATACTTAGTCACTGCCCAACCTTTACTTCTTTATCTTTCTCTGAGTGCATATACTGTGGAGAAATTTTAGCGTTCAGAATTCTTGAACACCAGGATTCAAAGTGATCGACAgtctggaaaaaaaatcaactgaGAGAGGTGACATTTATGGAGGGTTCCTTTTAATGGCTGGGAAGAATTAGCATCCGTGATAGTGAACTGGGATCGTGATATATGGCATCATCCACCATTCAAGGCTCAAGGAAATATCACTTGGTCTGGAGTTTCAGGTGGCCAAGCTACTTAGGTATGCGGCTGGCATAATGTATATATCTCAGTTGTGTTGCAGCGGCGATGATGCCCTTGACAATCATCGCACCAGAGAATGGAACAAATTGACGATCAGTCATTCCTTGGCGGCAGCAATTTCCTTCCAGTCCAACTATCCCAGGATCAAATCAATGCTTGATAAGCTTTCTCTTAGATTCCTATATGCAACTATGAATGGAGACTTTTCCTACTGTTGTTCCGTATTGTTATTTGCTAATGCCATTCCATTGTACTTCTGTGTAACTGCTGGCACATGCTAATGCCGTTTTCTTTTTAACTTGTACTCTGACGTGTAACAACGATGTGGATTCTGCTAAAATTGCAGTTGCCCAGTTGGCTGATTGATGCATTCACAGTAACCTAATGGTTACTGACTAGTGAAAAAACATGTGGGATTGGCATGTTTAGGCGATTCTTTTCTAAGAACAGCTGAACAAGTATTCTCCTGAATTATGTGACGCAAAGGTGACAGCAGAGTGCAGCTGGTGCCTGTCCTGCACAAACCAGATCAAGCAAAGTCAGATGCCGTCTTCTCCTCAACCTGGCTTATCCCTTTGCTcaatgcaacaatattgagTGTTTAGTAGGTTTTGAACTGGTTCTCAAAGCTAGCATTGGTGGCCTAGTGCAAAGGAAAATGGAAAGAACCCTAACAAGGATGTGTGTGCTGCAAAAGCCGCCCGCCTAACCTCTGTTTTCTGGACAAACCATATCGAATCAAGGTCAAGTCCGGCCAAAGCATGTGGGCAAGCTCTCTAGGTTTTTGATTCAGACATCTGATTTCGCAGATCAGATAAGATCTCAAAGGGCGTGGCCAGGTAAGTGAAGCTCAGTTTTTTGAAGTTCTCTAGTAATCTGATTTTTCTCTGCCTTCGATTCTGTTTGTAACTTGTCATGTCAACTTTGTTTTGTGCGCTCATCAACTTTGTGTCTTATGTTTTGTATTATGTTAAAATAGTGCACCAACCAGCTATATAGTACTGaacaagcaagcaaacttgTACTGAGAGTTTGAGCCTCTGAGAGTACTGAAGAGAATATATCAGAGTTGGTGGTCGAGTTTGGCGAGGTCTCTGGTGGAGGGTTCTGTCAGCAGGTCCTATATGCTCTGAGCTCCGGAAAAGGTAATCTTGCAGTGAGGCTGGTGAGTGGACCCCATTTCCCCGTTGGTTTTCCGCATGATCTGGATTTCTCTGAcacttctttctctttcttttttgataAATCTTAAGCGTTCATGTTTGAACATTCTCTTTTTATCATGTACATATTAAAACCGCAGAAAAGTTCAACTAGGTATAATCCTGCTGGGATAACCTATCATCGCCGGTTTTCAAAATCCTAAGAAAGTTTGTTCCGAGAAGGAAGGGAAGATGGCGGAGATGGTGCTAAACATGGCAAGGTCCCTGCTGAGAAGTGCTTTAAGCAAGGCGGGATCAGTTGTTGTGGATGAGAATGAGATGAGCTTGCTACTGGGAGTGCGGAAGGAGATATGGTAAGCATCCCCATTGTGGCCTTTTTCTGTATTTCAGTATGATGAAATCCACTGGCCCAATAATTGTGCAGCTTGGACTAGTATACATTACATATATTTCTAATCTTTAACAACTCAAATCAGACAtagcttttatttttttggattaGTCGTAATTAGGGTCTACTAAATTCAGGGTTAGGTTTTCTTTGTGAGGctttctagtatttttttaaagtattAATCCCCAGGTAATATTGAAACCTATATGTCATCTAGTCATCAAGTTGATTTATTCTTTTCGTTTGGTGCAGATTTGTCCCCTAATATTAACTACTCACTCCAGTCAAAATACTTGGCGTTTTGGACAATGACACGATCTACAAAGTGTagctttgaccactattttttattaaaatatatttataaaatctaataaattcatgatattataaaagtattctTCATGaaatctacacatgattttcacatttccaaactaaatattttgaaagctattgatgGTGAAAGTTTTAATAGTGTGACTGGAACTTTGTCCAAAATGTAGAGGGAGCAATTTGCTCAAAAGTTAGTAAACTTTTCAAAAAGAGGTGTAGTGAAGTAGACATCTATCATTACATTAAAATGTATTACATGGCAATTTTAAATCTCCAAATATTGAGTTGTTTTCTCTATAAGTTTGCATGGTCATTGGTGAcgaaaaaagcaaaaacaaaaaaaacttacaaacaaGTTTTACTTAGCCATTAGCACTCTAAAGATTCATGGAGGTGGGTGGGGAACTCCCCGAGTCCCTGTGCACCACAGTGGTAGGTTGGCACCAAGCTTTGTCCCAATTGTCATGTAACTTTTCACTGGCAGGTTCATCAAAGATGAGCTAATGCTTGCTGAAACAATGCCATCCTTTTGCTGGATTTTTCAATAAAGAAAATTCTAGATTCCTCAAATCCGTTACGTGCTCTGTGACGGCATGGTCGTAGTCGGTCCGTGGCCGGGGAGGAGCACGTCCGCTTCAGCTGTGGGATTGAGCCCAGGCAAAGCTCTTCTAGCTCCCTTGCTACGCCAGCCTCTGTCAGCTGGAGTTCGTATCACTTGTTCAGGGTGATACTTTCTCTTTCAGTTCTAACCTAGAATTCACATACAgcaacctgtctaaatttctcCTGTTAGGGAAAACCGGTAGGATCTAAGGATATTGCTTGAAAGCTATGCATATGTTTTAGATGAGCAATTCATCTGCTCATTTATTTGCACACAACCAGTTTATAAACTTTCATGGAAGTGGCGAACTGTCTGTGCACTGTTGCGAGCCACGAGATGTAGATTGGCACCAAGCATTGTCCTGAATTTCTTTTGAGCTTTTGGCTGGGAGGTTCATCAAAGACGAGCTAAAAACAATGCAAGCATTCCTTATAGATGCTGAAATTATGGAGAAAAAACACAAGCTGCTGAAGGTGTGGGTGGAGCAAGTAAGGGATCTGTCATATAACATTGACGATTGCCTTGATTCGTTTATGGTCCACGTAGGGAACCAAAGCCTGTCACAGCAGTTGATGAAGCTCAAAGATCGCCATCGGATTGCTGTCCAGATTCGCGACCTCAAATCAAGGGTTGAAGAAGTGAACAACAGAAATATACGGTACAAGTTAATCGAGCCCAACACCGAGAAGCTGGATTCCAACATGGAAGATGTTCGCAATATGTCAGCCAGGAACTGATGAGACTGGCCTTGTGGGTTTTGACAACCCGAAAGAAGACTTCCTTAAGTTGATCGATATTCATGCAAACCATGGCCTTCATCAAGTAATTTCTGTGGTTGGTATGGGAGGTTCTGGGAAGACAACTCTTGTTAGGAAGGTTTACAACAGCATCGACATTGTTGAAAATTTCTTATGCTGTGGGGACACCCAAGAGAACTTAAAAGCAAGAAAGTGAGCTAAATTCAATGTAAGAAAGTGGAAAACCTCATGGATGATTTGATGCAAGGGCTGGAGGAGACAAGGTATTTCGTTGTTCTTGACGACTTGTGAAAAATAGATGATTGGAATTGGATTAGCACTATCGCTTttccaaagtctaacaaggtagTCGGTTAGTGGTAACTAATCACATGAAATGCTAGCATAGCTATAGATAAGGGTGAAAACGGATTGGATGCGGATGGGTATCGCTGATCCAGTAGGACCGAGAACAGCGACaggaggggggtgaataggtgtttcacaatttttttgatagccttcttctattttgtcattcaacgcacctcaaaaccaaGAGCGGAaacaaaaacttaagaaagacgTGCTACAACAAAAGATTCTCAAAGAAAGCTTGGCTCTCGTGGATGTagatgaacactaggttccattgaaactcATTCCACGGGTCATAGCCAcaaaaagattgcaacttgaAGGCAGAACACTTTGCTTGAAAAGAAAGATCACCggaagaagaaattctccaagttgataatttagaggcaagggaattcaaaatCAATCCAGAGAGTGAATtatatgcctctagcaacaagaaaaacaacttcacAAGGTTAAAAAATTTCAGCCTTGAatcaaaaacgaaaatcacaataaaaaagggaaaacttGTAACAAAGTCAGAGAGCTAATAGAAGGaaattagaaggagatgaacacaagcattaGAGGAAACATGAACTTCATTTCTTACAAATGTTAGCCCTCATTTCGGCAGATTACAAGATATTTTTCTCAcgaaaagctctcacctattacaaaggctaagctctccctccctctcctctaaaacctagcaCTCAAAGCTCAAATTGCTGGCTCAATCCTCCCACAcagccctacctctctatttataaatCTAGGGAGGTTGCTTAGGCCTAACTTCCTAGTTCCTAAATACCTCTCTCATCCAATgacctcctacctaccaccagggtattttggtctattttttttctcctccatcgaacggccgtggtaccttcacgacttagcttcgtcttgaTGCTAGCTTCGcaatgatgccatgtgcacaccatccttccacggttttgagaccaaaccacaAAACCACCtcacatgcttctcaaagtgtgactcactacCACTTGTTATCACCTCAAGAAAGTATCTCGATGTTGACACGTGCACTCCATCTTGTGATAttgaccgccgacaagtctctcccgctcttgatcccccaggtcgccttgtcacttgcaccggcatccccttcgtttgacttgGTCAACATGCCGTCTTCATCCACATTCTCATGATTTGCTTGATCTACATATGCACAGCttgatcacccttgactctgcctggCATCCTCGATCgttcagcaccaagcaccccgcttggccccgatcatcccgtcatcggccgccaagttgcatccatcagcTGCACAACATGAGACAAGCACACATATATCTTCAAACCATCTCCAGTtagttccaaatcaaaatcttcAGTCAAtacacatctcagaaaaattgtgaataacggatgatctggtgttcacagcTTTTGAGTGCcgaaccatccagcgtgtacttcTTCTCCGGAccagccatcttgcaacctctctgcaagatatgctccggtgaagcattCGGCATTCATCCCTTTGAACGCTGGACCAACTGGCGAGTACAAGTCCACCAGAGACAGTATGcaaactctctgcaagaaaaaccTTGGCGTTCACTTtactccatcaccgaactatctggtgcaTACTTCAATCTCTGCCTCTAGGATGAAATACTCCAGCGTGTACAATTGCCcatcgtcggatcatccgacatGTACATTCTTGCCAGaacccattttgcaatctctctgcaagaaatagtccggtgttctcttcacttcatcgccggatcatccggtgtacttcaacttttgcttctaagctgaaatgctccggcgtgaaGTCTTCCTgagcactggatcatctggcgcgtacttcaacttttgcttccgagctgaaatgctccggcgtgaaGTCTTCCtaagcaccggatcatctggcgtgtacaaatTGCCcagcgccggatcatccgacgtatgCAATTTTCCTAGACTTAGAGACAAAAATGCTAACTCTATattctctacaactttggttagccagGATCATATTTgtagtacatatacatatttatgcaatcccacaaatcaacaaaccaaaatagcAACAATgtcaatcattcatcacatataaaccaagacacatttcaacacaatctcccccttgatgagtgtaatgataaccctcaaagcacaaagattttggtttgaaaactttcaacaaGAGATGCTCATCCAAGTGataaaaaactcaagaaagagcaacaGATGCCACTTGGCATAAAAAGGATCGCAAAAACTCGAAGAGAGACAAAGACAAGCCAAATGGAAAAGCTCCcctttgatgaatgcacatattTCAGGATTCTTCTTCTTTATGATTTAGTGCATAAGTTGtgcccctttggcaatgcaaacatcaaggacaaaaactatatgaaatgcatgaatatgcaaatcTAATGAGCTTTCTCAAGTatatcacaaagcatttgcacaagctagaaacttcaaagggctatggagagtagaacATGTAGCTCACAATTGCATAAAGGCTAAAAAATGAAGCTTTGACAAGCTAATCTTGAAGAATTATTGGTTCATTTAAGTTTACATAGTTGAATCATATTAAAAGTGATCACCATGTAAGCATCCACTTGTGCTGAGGCAacacaagcattaagaactagcatacttcaatctcaaactaggcaaacaagtatTTTGACAATatgctttgcaaatgctcacataCGAAACCAAAACTTAGttttgatcaagtgattaaagcgtaattgatcatttaggcatatttctttgtaatttattttatcctcaagttgacttttGCAACCATGTGTTTAGTTCTTTGGCAAACGTgtttacttctttggcaaaccacatgaagcatcaagacaaccgtattggattatattttagcacaagaaacttgattgctcaaTAGAATTCGAATTAcataaattatcaagttttcacttaggttaagtcaagtagtgtctttgcgatacaaggaacacatgttcccccaaggttctattatgagctaaatattttacaaagacagaaaacataATGCAATTTTCCCTAATCCACTTTCTTGAATCAAGAagtctagagcaagatattcatcaaactagccttatcacaagcattgactaagccaaagcaattatgaaTATGGTGATTAAGagtgtagcatttcatagtctacatgattcataaaattgccaaatttcatgTTTAGAAAAaactagcttgcttgaaataattcatgtcaaagcatcaagaggagcctaagtttAAAAGATTGCTACACATAACTACTCAATTTAGTCCAAATTTAAGTCTAACAACGGATAATGCTAAAGACATAagagtcaaagctcaactattatgattatcttacaagatgaaatgtaatgcaaatgcaacaaaagtatgatagagtatgtacaactgcaactccccctcacacaatgccatagggatggcacacttcaaactctcccctcaaataggcaaatcttgttgcatctagaggtttggtaaaaatATTGGCAAACTGGTGTTGAGTAtttatgtatctcaagtcaatatctcTTTTCTCATTATGATCttgcaagaagtggaatctcacatttATGTgattggttctagagtgttggactgggttattggcATTGATGTTGTCACAAAAAGTGGCAtactcttgaagtctaacccaaaatcgctcaaagtagcaaccatctataaaatttgagaacaaTAGCTAGCGGCAgcaatatattcagcttcaacagtTGGCTACACAACACTAGAttgtttgcgagaagaccaataCACAAGAGAACtacctaagaaatgacaagtaccagaggtacttttactgtcaattctacaaccagaaaaatccgcatccgaaaaaccacaaagagagagagaagaagatataGAAaatcaaagaccatactcaaaggtgtgtttgagatatctCAATATGGCTTCACCGCTTAGCGGTGAGATATCCTTGGTGACGCTTGGAAGcgggcacacaagcagacgacgaagtggatgtcgggtcttgtcgccgtcaggtataggagggagccaatcatgctcctatactcGCGCTGGTCTATCttctcgccatcttcatccggatctaGCACAgtcaaggtagccatcggtgtcgccaagggCTTTACGTCGCTAATGTTGAACTTTTTTAGTAAATCCTTGGTATACTTCGTCTGATGGAtaaatgtaccttgcttgcattgcttgatttgcagtcctAGGAACAAGTTGAGCTTGTCCATCATCGACAGGGAACAAGTTGAGCTTGCGCATCATCGACAgctcaaattccctgctcatagtttctgtaaacttggccacaagagcatgagaagagccacaagaAATGATAttatccacatatatctgaacaagtaggaagtCATTACCATGCCTAAAGGTGAACAAAGTTTAATCAAccaaccccatcacatacccatgctctaacaaggaCTTAGGCCTATCATACTAAGACTAAAGCGCCTGCTGTAGCTGAAGTAGAAGTAGATACTACAGGACCCTCTGCCTGTGTAGAAAAAGTAGGAGCCAGCTCGGTAGCAGGTGTGATGGCaagaagtagtggatcatcctcatcatcaccaagaaCTGAACAagtcgccatctacaaagatgctttcacttATCTCTTGATC from Phragmites australis chromosome 8, lpPhrAust1.1, whole genome shotgun sequence includes:
- the LOC133926678 gene encoding disease resistance protein PIK6-NP-like, which codes for MAEMVLNMARSLLRSALSKAGSVVVDENEMSLLLGVRKEIWFIKDELKTMQAFLIDAEIMEKKHKLLKVWVEQVRDLSYNIDDCLDSFMVHVGNQSLSQQLMKLKDRHRIAVQIRDLKSRVEEVNNRNIRYKLIEPNTEKLDSNMEDVRNMSARN